One segment of Natronosalvus halobius DNA contains the following:
- a CDS encoding HIT family protein has translation MDRIFAPWRIEWIRREEQNPNVDECVFCELPEWEDERENRLVARSDHAFVLLNNAPYNPGHVMVIPHRHTGDYTELTDEELLDHARLKQRTFDALESALEPDGFNAGLNLGEGAGGSIGDHLHTHVVPRWQGDTNFMPVLSDTTVIVEALEETYALVHEAFAVQEGARVLDDSSAVRFAFE, from the coding sequence ATGGACCGGATCTTTGCGCCGTGGCGAATAGAGTGGATCAGGCGCGAGGAGCAAAATCCGAACGTCGACGAGTGCGTCTTCTGTGAACTTCCCGAGTGGGAAGACGAACGGGAAAACCGCCTCGTCGCCCGGAGCGACCACGCCTTCGTATTGCTGAACAACGCCCCGTACAACCCCGGGCACGTCATGGTGATCCCCCACCGCCACACTGGCGACTATACCGAACTCACGGACGAAGAACTGCTCGACCATGCTCGCCTGAAACAGCGCACGTTCGACGCCCTCGAGAGTGCCCTGGAGCCGGACGGATTCAACGCTGGGCTGAACCTGGGTGAGGGAGCGGGCGGCTCGATCGGCGACCACCTGCACACTCACGTCGTCCCGCGGTGGCAGGGCGACACTAACTTCATGCCCGTCTTGAGCGATACCACGGTCATCGTCGAGGCACTCGAGGAGACGTACGCCCTCGTCCACGAAGCCTTCGCCGTCCAGGAAGGGGCACGTGTCCTGGACGACTCGAGTGCGGTTCGATTTGCGTTCGAATAG
- the map gene encoding type II methionyl aminopeptidase, with translation MSDSAVDLEAEQYEKHREAGAILAQVRQEAADRVEVGVSHLEVAEYAEDRIRELGGQPAFPVNISIDEEAAHRTPTIDDESTFGEEMINLDIGVHIDGWLADTAITVDLSGNPELAEASEQALEAALDLVEPGVNTGDIGAEIEEVIDGYGYNPVVNLTGHGLGHWEQHTSPNIPNRAVSQGTTLEVGDVVAIEPFATDGGGKVTEGSSEEIYSLEREASVRNRQARDALAQITEEFRTLPFATRWLETDRPEMALRRLKRQNVVHGYPVLKEDEGCLVSQKEHTVIVTENGCEVTTADQ, from the coding sequence ATGAGCGACAGCGCGGTCGACCTCGAGGCCGAACAGTACGAGAAGCATCGCGAAGCCGGGGCGATCCTCGCCCAGGTCCGTCAGGAAGCCGCCGACCGCGTCGAAGTCGGCGTGAGCCACCTCGAGGTCGCCGAGTACGCCGAAGACCGTATCAGGGAACTCGGCGGACAGCCAGCCTTCCCCGTCAACATCTCCATCGACGAGGAGGCGGCCCACCGCACGCCGACCATCGACGACGAGTCGACCTTCGGCGAGGAGATGATCAACCTCGACATCGGCGTCCACATCGACGGCTGGCTCGCCGACACCGCCATCACGGTCGACCTCTCCGGGAATCCCGAACTCGCGGAGGCCTCAGAGCAGGCCCTCGAGGCCGCCCTCGACCTCGTCGAACCCGGCGTGAACACCGGCGACATCGGCGCCGAAATCGAGGAAGTCATCGACGGCTACGGCTACAACCCCGTGGTCAACCTCACCGGTCACGGCCTGGGTCACTGGGAACAACACACCAGCCCAAACATCCCCAACCGGGCTGTCTCCCAGGGGACGACCCTCGAGGTGGGTGACGTCGTCGCCATCGAACCGTTCGCGACCGACGGTGGCGGGAAGGTGACCGAGGGCTCGAGCGAGGAGATTTACTCGCTCGAGCGAGAGGCGTCGGTTCGCAATCGACAGGCGCGAGACGCGCTCGCACAGATCACCGAGGAATTCCGAACCCTGCCGTTTGCGACCCGCTGGCTCGAGACCGACCGCCCCGAGATGGCGCTTCGTCGGCTCAAGCGCCAGAACGTGGTCCACGGCTACCCCGTGCTCAAGGAGGACGAGGGCTGTCTGGTCAGTCAGAAAGAACACACCGTCATCGTCACCGAAAACGGGTGTGAAGTCACGACGGCCGATCAGTGA
- a CDS encoding DUF368 domain-containing protein, whose product MGYSVDERLVERLSMFRIYAYGLCMGTADALPGVSGGTIALLLGFYGRLIAAITSITPSRIWTVLNGVRPGNRNSAREALLEMDVGFLLPLGIGAVTAVALIASAVASLAESHPVALFGFFTGLIGASAIVLYRELRVRTRTDVLAAIAGASLALLIAANVLELPGSGAITIVFAGALAISAMILPGVSGSLILILLGQYVFLSGELSAFLSGIAGLVGGGSLEAVIAPGTTVVLFVAGGLVGLLSVARIVRAALDRHRNTTLLFLVSLIAGSTPAPLHNIGETHTWTADTIVLAAVWTLVGALALFALDRLVGGFDPE is encoded by the coding sequence GTGGGCTATAGCGTCGACGAGCGCCTCGTCGAGCGCCTGTCGATGTTCCGAATCTACGCCTACGGGCTCTGCATGGGAACGGCGGACGCCCTCCCTGGCGTCTCCGGCGGAACGATCGCCCTCCTCCTCGGGTTCTACGGTCGGTTGATCGCGGCGATCACGTCGATCACCCCAAGTCGTATCTGGACCGTGCTCAACGGCGTTCGTCCGGGAAACCGCAACTCGGCCAGGGAGGCGCTCCTCGAGATGGACGTCGGCTTCCTCCTCCCGCTCGGCATCGGCGCAGTAACTGCCGTCGCGCTCATCGCCAGCGCGGTGGCGTCGCTCGCGGAATCGCATCCCGTCGCCCTCTTTGGTTTCTTCACGGGGCTCATCGGGGCATCCGCGATCGTCCTCTACCGTGAGCTCCGGGTTCGGACGCGGACGGACGTACTCGCGGCCATCGCGGGCGCGTCGCTCGCATTGCTCATCGCAGCGAACGTCCTCGAGTTGCCGGGAAGCGGTGCGATCACCATCGTCTTCGCCGGTGCCCTCGCCATCAGCGCGATGATCCTGCCGGGCGTCTCCGGGTCGCTCATCCTGATTCTGCTCGGCCAGTACGTCTTCCTCTCGGGCGAACTGAGCGCGTTTCTCTCGGGAATCGCCGGTCTCGTCGGTGGGGGTTCGCTCGAGGCCGTCATCGCTCCTGGAACCACGGTGGTTCTATTCGTCGCTGGCGGGCTGGTCGGCCTGCTGAGCGTCGCGCGCATCGTCCGAGCGGCGCTCGACCGACACCGAAACACGACGCTACTGTTTCTGGTGAGCCTCATCGCCGGCTCGACGCCCGCCCCGCTGCACAACATCGGCGAGACGCATACCTGGACGGCCGATACGATCGTGCTGGCCGCCGTCTGGACCCTCGTCGGGGCACTCGCGCTCTTCGCGCTCGACCGACTCGTGGGCGGCTTCGACCCGGAGTAA
- a CDS encoding acetolactate synthase large subunit, translating to MSTASDLLVACLEAEGVEHVFGLPGEEIEDLLFSLRESSITFVPTRHEQGAAFMADVHGRLTGEAGVCLSTLGPGATNLVTGVADAHLDKSPVVAITGQGGLERLHKESHQALEVVDIFEPIVKWNAQLTAPEIVPESIRKAFKLAEYEKPGATHLEFPEDVAGEFIDASPIPQHDQVRRPDPDTESAARAARTIEAAERPILLAGNGAVRTRASDRLRAFVDRLDIPVVATYMGKGAISDREPASLLTLDSGPDEEAARAIELADCVVAVGYDIAEHDPAAWNPDLETAVVHVDHEPAEVYRHYNPEVEIVADVGASLEAIGEHLSAGACSLWCADRHDRIIEHVSAAPEADDPVTVRSTLPLLREAMADEDVLVSDVGNHKLAIAQNYPTYEPNTCVISNGLASMGIAVPGALAADLTVDANVVAATGDGGFLMNAAEIETATRLGCAFTIVVFTDDDYGLISAQQVDHRGESTGTTLSNPDFVAFAESFGIDARGPETWDEIDRAFAEAVPSDDLTLIEVRLDALRPGSSG from the coding sequence GTGTCCACCGCATCCGACCTGCTCGTGGCCTGTCTCGAGGCAGAGGGCGTCGAGCACGTCTTCGGGCTTCCCGGTGAAGAAATCGAGGACCTCCTGTTCTCGCTCCGGGAGTCGTCGATAACGTTCGTCCCGACCCGCCACGAACAGGGCGCGGCGTTCATGGCCGACGTACACGGCCGATTAACCGGCGAGGCGGGCGTCTGCCTCTCGACACTCGGGCCAGGCGCGACCAACCTCGTCACCGGGGTCGCGGACGCTCACCTGGACAAGAGTCCGGTCGTCGCGATCACTGGCCAGGGCGGTCTGGAACGGCTCCACAAGGAGAGTCATCAGGCGCTCGAGGTGGTCGACATCTTCGAGCCGATCGTCAAGTGGAACGCTCAGCTGACTGCCCCGGAGATCGTCCCCGAATCTATCCGCAAGGCGTTCAAACTCGCCGAGTATGAGAAACCGGGAGCAACCCACCTCGAGTTCCCCGAGGACGTCGCCGGCGAATTCATCGACGCCAGTCCGATCCCCCAGCACGATCAGGTTCGTCGACCCGACCCGGATACGGAATCGGCGGCACGAGCGGCCCGGACGATCGAGGCGGCCGAGCGCCCGATCCTCCTCGCTGGTAACGGTGCGGTGCGGACCCGTGCGTCCGACCGACTGCGCGCGTTCGTCGATCGTCTCGACATTCCAGTCGTCGCGACGTACATGGGGAAGGGAGCGATCTCCGACCGCGAACCAGCGTCGCTCCTGACGCTCGACTCCGGCCCGGACGAGGAGGCTGCCCGTGCCATCGAACTGGCCGACTGCGTCGTTGCCGTCGGGTACGACATCGCCGAACACGACCCGGCAGCGTGGAACCCCGACCTCGAAACGGCGGTCGTCCACGTCGATCACGAACCAGCCGAGGTGTACCGCCACTACAACCCCGAGGTGGAGATCGTCGCCGACGTCGGTGCGTCCCTCGAGGCGATCGGCGAGCACCTTTCTGCGGGCGCCTGCTCGCTGTGGTGTGCCGACCGACACGACCGGATCATCGAGCACGTTTCCGCGGCGCCGGAGGCGGACGACCCCGTCACCGTCAGGAGTACACTTCCCCTGCTTCGCGAGGCGATGGCCGACGAAGACGTACTGGTCTCGGACGTGGGGAACCACAAGCTCGCGATTGCACAGAATTACCCGACCTACGAGCCCAATACCTGCGTCATCTCCAACGGTCTGGCGAGCATGGGTATTGCCGTACCGGGCGCACTCGCGGCCGATCTCACCGTGGACGCGAACGTAGTCGCCGCGACTGGCGACGGCGGCTTTCTGATGAACGCGGCAGAGATCGAGACCGCGACGCGCCTCGGCTGTGCGTTCACCATCGTCGTGTTCACCGACGACGATTACGGACTCATCTCCGCACAACAGGTCGACCATCGAGGAGAGTCCACCGGAACGACGCTCTCCAATCCCGACTTCGTCGCTTTCGCCGAGAGCTTCGGGATCGACGCCCGTGGCCCCGAGACGTGGGACGAGATCGATCGGGCGTTCGCGGAAGCGGTCCCCTCTGACGACCTGACCCTGATCGAGGTGCGTCTGGACGCGTTACGTCCGGGCTCGAGCGGGTGA